One window of the Salvelinus fontinalis isolate EN_2023a chromosome 2, ASM2944872v1, whole genome shotgun sequence genome contains the following:
- the LOC129818101 gene encoding microfibrillar-associated protein 3-like: MSHTQAHSYTLITKCACMVFTLLFAFGHAEDITKDGTQNRSLVSIHHLASLPTLRDIVVKEGASTLIECNVTGMPDDIQWYNSKGHVLNAEEGGGKWLIQDMGVLNITAVSFEDRGRYTCISSSSAGTSNYTITLRVAYVHSGLGLYYVIVCLIAFTITMILNVTRLCMVSSHLKKTEKAINEFFRTEGAEKLQKAYEIAKRIPIITSAKTMEWAKVTQLKTMEFARHMEELARSVPLPQTILSCRAFVEEIMETVHTSVGATSLQKAIEPANPEGRGQTCEVQMSAEQQGPAAHCREDGDGVDGTIENSLDIEVSVHPMSKCENEKWAEGDEVSVPMLGPCSSGSVAYESRI, translated from the exons ATGTCACATACACAAGCACACAGTTACACACTGATTACAAAGTGTGCGTGCATGGTCTTCACACTACTCTTTGCCTTTGGACATGCAGAAGACATCACTAAAGATGGAACACAGAACCGTTCTCTGGTATCCATCCACCACCTTGCCAGTTTACCTACTCTCCGGGATATCGTAGTAAAAGAGGGAGCCAGCACTCTGATTGAGTGCAATGTCACTGGAATGCCAGATGACATTCAGTGGTACAATTCCAAAGGGCACGTTCTGAATGCGGAAGAGGGAG GTGGGAAATGGCTTATTCAGGACATGGGTGTTTTAAATATTACAGCGGTCAGTTTTGAAGACCGAGGCCGGTACACCTGCATATCCTCCAGCTCGGCAGGGACCTCCAACTACACCATCACCTTACGGGTGGCCTACGTCCACAGCGGCCTGGGCCTGTACTACGTCATCGTGTGTCTCATCGCCTTCACCATCACCATGATCCTCAATGTTACGCGCCTCTGCATGGTCAGCAGTCATCTGAAGAAGACGGAGAAGGCCATCAACGAGTTCTTCCGCACCGAGGGAGCTGAGAAGCTCCAGAAGGCCTACGAGATTGCCAAGCGCATCCCCATCATCACCTCAGCCAAGACTATGGAGTGGGCCAAGGTCACCCAGCTCAAGACCATGGAGTTTGCCCGCCACATGGAAGAGCTGGCCCGCAGCGTGCCACTTCCCCAGACCATCCTCAGTTGCAGGGCCTTTGTGGAGGAGATTATGGAGACGGTGCACACCTCGGTGGGGGCGACAAGCCTCCAGAAAGCTATAGAGCCAGCCAACCCAGAGGGGAGAGGTCAAACCTGTGAGGTCCAGATGTCAGCGGAGCAGCAGGGCCCAGCAGCACACTGCAGAGAGGatggtgatggtgttgatggtaccATTGAAAACAGCCTGGACATTGAAGTGTCTGTCCACCCTATGTCCAAGTGTGAGAATGAGAAGTGGGCTGAAGGGGATGAGGTGTCTGTACCCATGCTGGGTCCATGCTCCAGTGGGAGTGTGGCTTATGAAAGTCGCATTTAG